The Oscillatoria sp. FACHB-1407 genomic sequence GATCACGTTGAACGAGATAGCGAACTTCGTCTTGAATAACAGCTAAAGAATATCGACTTGAAGATGGCATAGTTAGAAACCTCAGCGATTTCTAGCAAACAACTAATGAGAAACGAAATACCAATTAGCAAACACAGGTGCGGGTTTTGAGATCAAAGCGATAGCCATGGGGCAAGATATGCAACTTTGCATTGCACAAGGCTAGGGGTTCATCTTTGAGTAATTCGCCAACGTTGCTGTGGGTGATATCTGCCACGTCTACAACCGTGATTGAGTGTTCACCAATGACCTCAATCTCATGACCATTCACAGCGATCGCCGTGTTTTCATCAATGCCAAAGCCAATCTCGGCAGGTTGTTGAGCTACGGCTGAGAGTAACCGTCCCAGTCGTCCCCGTTGGGCAAAGTGCTGATCGATCACGACTCCCGGCAAAAAACCCATACCTCGATCCATCGTTACTACTTCCATCCGGGGATTAGTTTCTCCCTCGCCTTCCACAATCATCATATCGGGCATCATAGCGGCTCCTGCGCTGGTGCCTGCAATGACCAGTCCCTCGGCAAAGCGAGTATGCAGAATCGTATCGAGTTCGGTGTCCTTCAAACATTCGGTGATGCGGGCTTGATTGCCTCCCGTAAAGAAAACACCTGTTGCTTTTTGAATCGCCTCGATCGCTCGTGGATCACTGGCATCCTCTCGTCGGGCAGTATCTACGACTCGCACATCTTCCACACCTAACCGTTCAAACACACCGATATAGGTTTCCCCAACTTCTCCGGGCAAGCCAGTGGCAACAGTCATCACCACAATTCGAGCCTGCAATCCCCCAGCCCGTCGAACGAATTCCCGTAAAATCTTACATTCGCCTTCTTTATCCTCGGCACCCCCAATGATCATGAGTTGCCCTTGAGCGTTTAGCACCATGGTTTTATCCAAGTTTTTATAATGTATTGTCAATAAAACATGACAATCCAAGCGAAGTTAACAGCCCAAGGAAAGATCTTGAGTGAGGGGAAAGGGATGAGGGGAGTGGAGAGTGGCGCAATTTATCGCGTCTGTAAGGGGAAGGGGAGTAGGGAGTTAGGGCGTAGGGCGTGGGGAATAAACATGGCGTTGCTGAATGCAAATGCGATCGCTATACAGAAGTTTCGGTGGGAGGAGCGGTTCATGAACCGCCCATACAAAATTCACAGATTAACGTCAGTTCGGTTTAAGAGCCTGGCGAATGAATTCGCGGCTACCAGGGTTGCGAACACAAAGTTCTGCAATGTAGGGGGTTTGGAGGCTTCGCCCCCAAGCAGGGGTTCCACCCCTTCACCCCTTTCAAAACTTATTTTTTGCTGTACTAGAGCAAAGTCCACCGACACGGACTCCGGAAAATGCAGGATTTGACGAACCGACGCAGGTCGGTTTTAACCGCCGAACTCCTGATCCTGAATTCACGTTAGATTAGAGCGTCAAAGCTCCAAGAGGTTGAGCAAAATCACTCCTGATCTGCACCCGCGCATGGTTAACTATCAACTCATGCGCCTAACAAACGATCGCACTTCACGAGCCACGATTTCAGGAGCAGTTTGCACTAAATCTGCTCCGGGGTATTGGTTTATCGTGGCATCAGGAGCATTGGCATAGCCCTGATTCAACAAGACAGTTGCCCGTCCATCCTCCTCCCCTTGCAAAATCAGCAATGGGGTCTTGAGCCAACTCAGGCGATCGCTCACATATTCAGCCTGAATTTCGACCTTGCGTCGATTAAACAACAACTGACAAGCCGCAGGATGCTGTTTCAGGAGCCTTGCCTCCTGGAGCCACTGCTGAATGCGATCGCCCTGCCCCAGCCAACGCGCCACCGGAGATAGCATTCTCAGTGCCCAAATGAGTAAGGGAATGCGCGTAAACCACCAACGTTGGTGATGTGGTCTACCTCGCACGGGCAATCCTTCTGCACCCAGGAGAACCAATCCCTCAACCTGATGGGGATACTGGAGAGCATAGCTCGCTGCAACCCAACCTCCAATACCCTGCCCAATCAGATAAACGCGCCGGAGTTTCAAACTGTCCAAATACGCCGTTAAACACTCCACCTCAAACTCAATTGAATAATGAGCACGGGGGCGATCAGACTCTCCAAAACCCAACAGATCGGGAGCAAAGCAGTGAAAGTCACGCCCCAATTGTTCCATCACTGGAATCCATTCACTACCATCACTCCAGGAGTTGTGCAAAAACACCAAAACGATACCTTGACCCAGTTCACGCCAAAAAATTTGACCTTGAGGGAGAGTAAGACGAGCATTGCGAATGGGTAGAGGCATGATGGGAGGAAGGAAAAAAGAAGAGAGAAGAAGGAAAAAAGAAGAGAGAAGAAGGAAGGATAAAGGATGAAGGATAAAGGATTAAAAAGAAGAAGGCAAGGATGAGTGTTAACGATCAACTATTCGCTAATCACCATTGATTATTGACTATTAACTATTGACCATTAACTATTGACCATTGACCACTAACCATTAACTATCAACCATTAACTATTGACCATTGACCACTGACCATTAACCATTAACTATTGACCATTGACCACTAACCATTGACCATTAACTATCAACCATTAACTATTGACCATTGACCACTAACCATTGACCATTGACCACTGACCACTAACCATTCATCACTACGCCAATGTTGTTAAACCGTTGAAGTAGTCCTGCAACTGGCGATCGTGGTCGTGAGAGAGGCTACCAGCCGGAATTTCAGAGGGGGCAAAGGCTTTGACATCCTTGATTTCAAGGGTGTCTTGCACGGTCATTGACCCGTCAACTTCAGCTTCAATCACAACGCAGATTGAGTGAAATCGGGGGTCGCGATCGGGGGCTGAGTAAATACCCACTAACCGTCGAATCGCGACCAGTTTGAGTCCGGTTTCCTCTTCTAACTCCCGTTCGACCGTTGTGGGAATGTCTTCTCCCCAGTTGACCATGCCGCCAGGAAAACCCCAGCGACCATTATCTCGCCGCTGAATTAAGACAATTCGACCGTCGGGCATCA encodes the following:
- a CDS encoding cyanophycinase; amino-acid sequence: MVLNAQGQLMIIGGAEDKEGECKILREFVRRAGGLQARIVVMTVATGLPGEVGETYIGVFERLGVEDVRVVDTARREDASDPRAIEAIQKATGVFFTGGNQARITECLKDTELDTILHTRFAEGLVIAGTSAGAAMMPDMMIVEGEGETNPRMEVVTMDRGMGFLPGVVIDQHFAQRGRLGRLLSAVAQQPAEIGFGIDENTAIAVNGHEIEVIGEHSITVVDVADITHSNVGELLKDEPLALCNAKLHILPHGYRFDLKTRTCVC
- a CDS encoding alpha/beta fold hydrolase codes for the protein MPLPIRNARLTLPQGQIFWRELGQGIVLVFLHNSWSDGSEWIPVMEQLGRDFHCFAPDLLGFGESDRPRAHYSIEFEVECLTAYLDSLKLRRVYLIGQGIGGWVAASYALQYPHQVEGLVLLGAEGLPVRGRPHHQRWWFTRIPLLIWALRMLSPVARWLGQGDRIQQWLQEARLLKQHPAACQLLFNRRKVEIQAEYVSDRLSWLKTPLLILQGEEDGRATVLLNQGYANAPDATINQYPGADLVQTAPEIVAREVRSFVRRMS
- a CDS encoding NUDIX hydrolase → MIQLWKFAQAAIALILRHPVTGTSIIPVMPDGRIVLIQRRDNGRWGFPGGMVNWGEDIPTTVERELEEETGLKLVAIRRLVGIYSAPDRDPRFHSICVVIEAEVDGSMTVQDTLEIKDVKAFAPSEIPAGSLSHDHDRQLQDYFNGLTTLA